A stretch of the Mycobacteriales bacterium genome encodes the following:
- the mihF gene encoding integration host factor, actinobacterial type produces MALPPLTPQQRAAALEKAAAARRTRADLRERLKQSTVSLAEVFAEGERDEAIGKMRVSAVLESMPGVGKIRAQRIMERLSISASRRVRGLGAHQRTALVREFSD; encoded by the coding sequence TTGGCACTCCCGCCGTTGACTCCGCAGCAGCGGGCCGCCGCGCTCGAGAAGGCGGCTGCTGCTCGTCGGACGCGGGCCGACCTCAGAGAGCGTTTGAAGCAGTCGACGGTGTCGCTCGCGGAGGTGTTCGCCGAAGGCGAGCGCGACGAGGCGATCGGGAAGATGCGCGTCAGCGCGGTCCTCGAGTCGATGCCCGGCGTCGGCAAGATCCGAGCCCAGCGGATCATGGAACGGCTCTCGATCTCCGCGAGCCGGCGGGTGCGGGGGCTGGGGGCGCACCAGCGGACGGCCCTCGTACGTGAGTTCTCCGACTAG
- the gmk gene encoding guanylate kinase, with amino-acid sequence MSSPTSRLTVLSGPAGVGKSSVGAALRELAPQVWHSVSATTRRQRPGEVDGESYFFLSADEFEEMSKNGELLEQAVYAGNRYGTPRGPVRERLAAGIPVLLEIELQGARQIRAIDPDALLVFLAPPSWEELERRLRGRGTEDAEVIERRLAQAKVELAAEGEFDEVIVNTSIPEAAAALAALISANPR; translated from the coding sequence GTGAGTTCTCCGACTAGCCGCCTGACCGTCCTGTCGGGGCCCGCCGGGGTCGGCAAGAGCTCGGTCGGCGCTGCCTTGCGGGAGCTCGCGCCGCAGGTCTGGCACTCGGTCAGCGCAACGACCCGGCGGCAACGGCCCGGCGAGGTCGACGGGGAGTCGTACTTCTTCCTCAGCGCCGACGAGTTCGAGGAGATGTCCAAGAACGGCGAGCTGCTCGAGCAGGCCGTTTACGCCGGCAACCGCTACGGCACGCCGCGCGGACCGGTCCGGGAACGGCTGGCCGCCGGGATCCCGGTCCTGCTCGAGATCGAGCTGCAGGGCGCACGTCAGATCCGGGCGATCGATCCCGATGCGCTGCTGGTCTTCCTCGCGCCGCCGTCGTGGGAGGAGCTCGAGCGGCGGCTGCGCGGACGGGGCACGGAGGACGCCGAGGTGATCGAGCGCCGGCTGGCCCAGGCCAAGGTCGAGCTCGCCGCCGAAGGCGAGTTCGACGAGGTCATCGTCAACACCTCGATCCCCGAAGCCGCCGCAGCACTGGCCGCCCTCATCTCGGCCAACCCCCGGTGA
- the rpoZ gene encoding DNA-directed RNA polymerase subunit omega yields the protein MAGTAARPEGITNPPIDELLDKVESKYALVIYAAKRARQINAYYSQLGEGLLEYVGPLVPAHVQEKPLSVALREANQDLLTFEQVEVTA from the coding sequence TTGGCCGGCACCGCTGCTCGCCCCGAGGGCATCACCAATCCGCCCATTGACGAGCTGCTCGACAAGGTCGAGAGCAAGTATGCCCTCGTCATCTACGCCGCCAAGCGCGCGCGACAGATCAACGCCTACTACTCCCAGCTCGGCGAGGGCCTGCTGGAGTACGTCGGTCCGCTGGTTCCGGCGCACGTGCAGGAGAAGCCGCTGTCGGTGGCGCTGCGCGAGGCGAACCAGGACCTGCTGACCTTCGAGCAGGTCGAAGTCACCGCGTAA